One region of Bacillus zhangzhouensis genomic DNA includes:
- a CDS encoding carotenoid biosynthesis protein: MYRVSWVFLGWYVAGLILMVSFEVPAWLQFANGIFLVLYACCVIEIGRNIYGSWGGVIKKASIVGVLTFTVEWVGITTGFPFGAYDYYPTLGFLVAGVPLTIAFAWVGVFLNSLFLSTQQSKWKRAVETGIWIVLLDLILDPVAAERKFWVWYDGGSFYGIPFENFVSWGMIGAGLSFLFPIVPVDQKALSWTSRIYQAMVFFFGVLALKGGLDVIFYLSLIIVILCEGRVQFERKRQKPIV, translated from the coding sequence GTGTATAGAGTGAGTTGGGTATTTCTTGGATGGTACGTAGCAGGACTCATATTAATGGTCTCTTTTGAAGTTCCAGCATGGCTTCAGTTTGCAAATGGCATTTTCCTTGTGCTGTATGCCTGCTGTGTGATAGAGATTGGGCGAAATATTTATGGTTCATGGGGGGGTGTGATCAAAAAGGCATCCATTGTCGGGGTGCTGACATTTACGGTTGAATGGGTAGGGATCACAACCGGGTTTCCTTTCGGGGCCTATGATTATTATCCGACATTAGGTTTTCTAGTGGCAGGGGTGCCTTTAACCATTGCTTTTGCATGGGTTGGCGTGTTTTTAAACAGCCTTTTTTTATCCACTCAGCAGTCGAAATGGAAACGAGCAGTCGAAACGGGAATATGGATTGTCTTGCTTGACCTCATATTAGACCCAGTAGCGGCTGAACGCAAATTTTGGGTGTGGTATGACGGCGGCAGTTTTTATGGTATTCCTTTTGAGAATTTTGTCAGCTGGGGTATGATTGGAGCAGGACTTTCTTTTCTCTTCCCGATTGTTCCGGTTGATCAAAAGGCCCTGAGCTGGACAAGCCGTATTTATCAGGCAATGGTGTTCTTTTTTGGGGTACTGGCATTAAAGGGCGGGCTCGATGTCATTTTTTATTTATCACTGATTATTGTTATTTTGTGTGAAGGAAGGGTTCAATTTGAAAGAAAGCGACAAAAGCCGATCGTTTAA
- a CDS encoding ABC transporter permease has translation MKHSDLLHEAYRKKYRMEKRMTRIYQFIIFASFFSLWELASHFRLIDPLIFSSPSAVCQLFVQKISDGSLVNHMSITLFETVLGFLLGTFCGILLAAALWWSTRLANVLDPYLVILNAMPKVALAPILIVALGPGMISIVAMGAIISVIITTIVIYTAFQEVDENYLKVMKTFGAKKSVVFREVILPASIPTMISAIKVNVGLSWVGVIVGEFLVSSKGLGYMIIYGFQVFNFTLVFLSLFIIAVFATIMYQLVEWLERRFLQK, from the coding sequence TTGAAACACAGTGACCTTTTACATGAAGCCTATCGCAAAAAATATCGAATGGAAAAACGCATGACCCGAATCTATCAGTTCATTATTTTCGCCAGCTTCTTTTCGCTTTGGGAGCTTGCCAGTCATTTTCGTCTCATCGATCCACTGATATTTAGTTCACCATCTGCGGTCTGCCAATTGTTTGTACAAAAAATATCCGATGGGTCTTTAGTGAATCATATGAGTATTACATTATTTGAAACGGTGCTCGGATTTCTACTTGGTACCTTTTGCGGCATTTTGCTTGCTGCCGCCTTATGGTGGTCTACCCGCCTGGCAAACGTTCTTGATCCTTATTTAGTCATTTTAAATGCCATGCCAAAAGTTGCCCTCGCCCCGATTTTAATTGTTGCCCTTGGGCCTGGCATGATCAGCATCGTTGCCATGGGCGCAATCATTAGTGTAATCATTACGACGATCGTCATTTACACAGCTTTTCAAGAGGTCGATGAGAATTATTTAAAGGTGATGAAAACCTTCGGTGCGAAAAAAAGCGTCGTCTTTCGTGAAGTCATTTTGCCAGCTAGTATTCCAACAATGATTTCCGCCATCAAAGTCAATGTCGGTCTTTCTTGGGTTGGGGTCATTGTAGGGGAATTTCTTGTTTCCTCAAAAGGGCTCGGCTACATGATCATTTACGGCTTTCAAGTCTTTAACTTTACACTCGTGTTCTTAAGTCTTTTCATTATTGCCGTGTTTGCGACCATCATGTACCAGCTTGTGGAATGGCTTGAACGCCGTTTTCTTCAAAAATAA
- a CDS encoding ABC transporter ATP-binding protein has product MSFLQIDHVTHTYFSLKEKTTAIQHINMEIDQGEFISFIGPSGCGKTTLLSIIAGITPPSEGRILIEGKEPNQKEHQIGYMLQQDYLFPWKTIKENIILGLKITKQDSHEATSAALGLLPKLGLHDVEEKYPKELSGGMRQRAALARTLAVNPGLLLLDEPFSALDYQTKLTLEDLVFHTLKNYQKTAVLVTHDIGEAIAMSDRIFLFSKHPGSIKRIFTVPDDLRTLSPFEARQTQGFQELFQTIWKELKTVETQ; this is encoded by the coding sequence ATGTCTTTCCTTCAAATTGACCATGTGACCCACACGTACTTCTCTTTAAAAGAAAAAACAACGGCCATACAGCACATCAATATGGAGATAGACCAAGGTGAATTTATCTCATTTATTGGTCCCAGCGGCTGTGGGAAAACCACCCTGCTGTCTATCATTGCAGGAATAACGCCGCCCTCTGAAGGCCGAATTTTAATCGAAGGAAAAGAACCGAATCAAAAGGAGCATCAAATCGGCTACATGCTCCAGCAAGATTATTTGTTCCCTTGGAAAACCATCAAGGAAAATATCATTCTCGGGTTAAAAATTACCAAACAAGATTCACATGAAGCCACCTCCGCTGCTCTTGGCTTACTGCCTAAGCTTGGCCTTCATGATGTAGAAGAAAAATACCCGAAGGAGCTGTCAGGGGGCATGAGGCAGCGTGCGGCTCTCGCCCGAACGCTTGCAGTGAATCCCGGTCTGCTTTTACTAGATGAACCCTTTTCAGCTCTAGATTACCAAACCAAACTAACTTTAGAGGATCTCGTCTTTCATACACTCAAAAACTATCAAAAAACAGCGGTCCTTGTGACACATGACATTGGCGAAGCCATTGCGATGAGTGACCGCATTTTCTTATTCTCAAAGCATCCTGGCTCGATCAAGCGAATATTTACCGTTCCAGATGATCTGAGGACTCTTTCTCCTTTCGAAGCAAGACAGACTCAGGGTTTCCAAGAGCTCTTTCAAACGATTTGGAAGGAGCTGAAAACAGTTGAAACACAGTGA
- the ytkD gene encoding nucleoside triphosphatase YtkD, whose protein sequence is MHVFKDYYHNTVKLSFEEKPFSSHPKHVWAICRYQGKWLLTEHEDRGYEFPGGKVEPNEEADQAVIREIQEETGAVVRELTYIGQYQVLGREKVIVKNIYFADIEKLVKQDTYFETKGPVLFSDLPRSIVKNKNFSFIMKDDVLRQSLAYLEKNRLIR, encoded by the coding sequence ATGCATGTATTTAAAGACTATTATCATAATACGGTCAAGCTCTCTTTTGAGGAGAAACCTTTTTCAAGTCATCCTAAGCATGTTTGGGCCATCTGCCGCTACCAAGGGAAATGGCTGCTCACTGAACATGAGGATCGGGGCTATGAGTTTCCAGGAGGGAAAGTTGAGCCGAATGAAGAAGCAGACCAAGCCGTTATACGGGAGATTCAAGAAGAGACGGGTGCTGTTGTTCGTGAATTAACGTATATTGGTCAATATCAGGTGCTGGGCAGAGAAAAGGTCATTGTCAAGAATATTTATTTCGCTGATATTGAAAAGCTAGTGAAGCAGGACACGTATTTTGAAACGAAAGGACCCGTTCTTTTTTCAGACTTGCCAAGATCTATCGTAAAAAATAAGAATTTCAGTTTTATTATGAAAGATGATGTGTTAAGACAAAGTCTTGCTTATTTAGAAAAGAACAGGTTGATCCGTTAA
- a CDS encoding ABC transporter substrate-binding protein produces the protein MNRSIKVRLAFIVVVLLFIPFVACKKEQQHTVQVAEVTHSIFYAPLYVALSEDFFKEEGLEVELKTTWGGDKTMTALLSGGADIALTGSESSIYVEAQDTKDSVINFAQLTQTDGTFLVSRKKINQFSWDQLKGNDFLGQRKGGMPQMVGDYVLKKEGIDVKKELRMIQNIDFANISGAFSSGTGDFVQLFEPTASLIEKEGKGYITASFGETSGKVPYTTFMAKKSYLEENKETAEAFTRAIYKAQKWVEAKQPEEIAKTIQSHFPDTELDVLSTAVKRYKQQDSYATDPLLNEKEWNKLQEIMKESDELPEFIPYKQLVDSSIAKKVTDHK, from the coding sequence TTGAATCGTTCCATCAAAGTCAGACTGGCATTCATTGTCGTTGTCCTGCTCTTTATTCCATTTGTCGCCTGTAAAAAAGAACAACAGCACACCGTACAAGTAGCCGAGGTGACCCATTCGATTTTTTATGCTCCGCTATATGTTGCCTTATCTGAGGATTTCTTCAAAGAAGAAGGACTAGAGGTTGAATTAAAAACGACTTGGGGCGGCGATAAAACGATGACAGCTCTCTTATCCGGCGGTGCAGATATCGCCCTGACCGGATCAGAATCCTCTATTTATGTAGAGGCTCAAGACACAAAAGACTCTGTCATCAATTTTGCACAGCTGACACAAACAGACGGTACATTTCTTGTTTCAAGGAAGAAAATCAACCAATTCTCTTGGGATCAATTAAAAGGAAACGACTTTCTTGGACAGCGGAAAGGCGGCATGCCGCAAATGGTCGGTGACTATGTCCTGAAAAAAGAAGGCATTGATGTAAAAAAGGAGCTCCGCATGATTCAAAATATTGATTTTGCCAACATTTCAGGTGCTTTTTCCTCTGGAACTGGCGATTTTGTGCAGTTATTCGAACCGACAGCATCCTTAATTGAAAAAGAAGGCAAAGGGTACATTACCGCCTCCTTTGGAGAGACTTCCGGAAAGGTGCCGTATACCACCTTCATGGCAAAGAAGAGTTACTTAGAGGAAAACAAAGAAACCGCAGAAGCCTTCACTCGTGCCATTTACAAAGCGCAGAAATGGGTAGAAGCCAAGCAGCCGGAGGAGATTGCCAAAACCATTCAATCTCATTTTCCTGACACAGAACTTGATGTCTTATCAACTGCTGTCAAACGCTACAAACAGCAGGACTCCTATGCAACAGACCCCCTTCTGAATGAAAAGGAATGGAACAAATTGCAGGAAATCATGAAAGAGAGCGATGAATTGCCGGAATTTATCCCGTACAAACAACTTGTCGATTCTTCCATTGCAAAGAAGGTCACAGATCACAAATAG